The Candidatus Sulfotelmatobacter sp. genome has a window encoding:
- a CDS encoding alcohol dehydrogenase catalytic domain-containing protein, producing MQAVALEGVRTLAIHDIDEPSLKRPTDVVLRLTSTAICGTDLHIYEGRLGGGKPLIIGHEPLGVVEAVGDAVVNVRAGDRVVVPTHICCGFCANCVHGFSGLCLTTNPGAAGAAYGYPNMGGYTGAQTQKLLVPFADENCLRLPGEPLDAWEHDFVLLADALPTAYHATELAHVQSGDVVVIYGAGAIGLLSAMCAFYRGAIQVFVADAVPERLTKAGELGAIPIDLREGDAVDRILSEISKKKSGVAWRGENANLGADVCIDAIGFQARDPKNWSQEHPTTVIDDLAQLLKPAGRLSIIGVFTDNDPDSPGDENAKHGRYPIPWGTLFRKGIIIGTGRDHDKRYHDHLRDAIVYGKLKPSTIVSHRLPLKDAPDAFVKFDARADGYTKIILDPTS from the coding sequence ATGCAAGCAGTTGCGCTCGAGGGCGTTCGCACGCTCGCGATCCACGACATCGACGAACCGTCGCTCAAACGTCCCACGGATGTCGTCCTCCGGCTGACGTCGACCGCGATCTGCGGCACCGACCTGCACATCTACGAAGGCCGCCTGGGCGGCGGCAAACCGCTGATCATCGGCCACGAGCCCCTCGGCGTGGTCGAAGCGGTCGGCGACGCCGTCGTCAACGTGCGCGCGGGCGATCGCGTCGTCGTGCCAACCCACATCTGCTGCGGCTTCTGCGCCAACTGCGTGCACGGTTTCTCGGGCTTGTGCCTGACGACCAACCCCGGCGCCGCCGGCGCCGCCTATGGCTACCCGAACATGGGCGGCTACACCGGCGCGCAAACACAGAAGCTGCTCGTTCCCTTCGCCGACGAGAACTGTCTGCGACTTCCCGGCGAACCCCTCGACGCCTGGGAACACGACTTCGTCCTGCTGGCGGATGCGCTGCCCACCGCCTACCACGCCACCGAGCTCGCCCACGTCCAGTCGGGCGACGTCGTCGTCATCTACGGCGCGGGCGCCATCGGCCTGCTCAGCGCGATGTGCGCCTTCTACCGCGGCGCGATCCAAGTCTTCGTCGCCGACGCCGTCCCCGAACGCCTCACCAAAGCCGGCGAGCTCGGCGCCATTCCGATCGACTTGCGCGAAGGCGACGCCGTCGATCGCATCCTGAGCGAAATCTCGAAGAAGAAGTCCGGCGTCGCCTGGCGCGGCGAAAACGCCAACCTCGGCGCCGACGTCTGCATCGACGCCATCGGCTTCCAAGCCCGCGACCCCAAGAATTGGAGCCAAGAGCATCCGACCACCGTCATCGACGACCTCGCGCAACTCCTCAAGCCCGCCGGCCGCCTGAGCATCATCGGCGTGTTCACCGACAACGACCCCGACTCGCCCGGCGACGAGAACGCGAAACACGGCCGCTACCCGATCCCATGGGGCACGCTGTTCCGCAAAGGCATCATCATCGGCACCGGCCGCGACCACGACAAGCGCTATCACGACCACCTCCGCGACGCGATCGTCTACGGCAAACTCAAGCCAAGCACGATCGTCTCCCACCGCCTGCCGCTAAAAGACGCGCCGGACGCCTTCGTAAAATTCGACGCCCGCGCGGACGGCTATACAAAGATCATCTTGGATCCGACCTCGTAA
- a CDS encoding HEAT repeat domain-containing protein, whose product MPIPAPMLAFEGFGEFAFAGILLAVIGVGFLALQYLIPHDYTLRLPAFRRAQPAAPTASAEPETTGPVIATTRAITWPSLIGADVEVLSNDERRRVLEGFGIVGDAWSASVLAKAFDEETDDLRVVAIESLANCEGPIVLPTLERAYASYAVPERYAAIDGASRRGDVALLERALRDTDGTVALAAAFGLQQAHREDLIDRGLTDRDDARANEIRRVLPMLAG is encoded by the coding sequence GTGCCCATACCCGCGCCGATGCTGGCCTTCGAGGGCTTCGGTGAGTTCGCATTCGCCGGAATCCTGCTGGCCGTGATCGGCGTCGGCTTCTTGGCGCTGCAGTACCTGATCCCGCACGACTACACGCTGCGTCTGCCGGCGTTCCGCCGCGCGCAGCCGGCAGCGCCGACCGCGAGCGCCGAACCCGAAACGACCGGCCCCGTCATCGCCACCACCCGCGCGATCACCTGGCCCTCGCTCATCGGCGCCGACGTCGAGGTGCTCTCCAACGACGAGCGCCGGCGCGTCCTCGAAGGCTTTGGCATCGTCGGCGACGCGTGGAGCGCGTCGGTGCTGGCCAAAGCGTTCGACGAAGAGACCGACGACCTGCGCGTCGTCGCCATCGAATCGCTCGCCAACTGCGAGGGCCCGATCGTGTTGCCGACTCTCGAGCGCGCGTACGCATCGTACGCCGTTCCCGAACGGTACGCGGCGATCGACGGCGCCTCGCGCCGCGGCGACGTCGCCTTGCTCGAACGCGCCCTGCGCGACACCGACGGCACCGTCGCGCTGGCCGCCGCCTTCGGCCTGCAGCAAGCCCATCGCGAAGACCTCATCGACCGCGGCCTGACCGACCGCGACGACGCGCGCGCCAACGAAATCCGGCGGGTGCTCCCCATGCTCGCCGGCTAG